Proteins from a genomic interval of Deltaproteobacteria bacterium:
- a CDS encoding tetratricopeptide repeat protein: protein MLPLAAMLSLPPVARAEKAETQAKALFKAAQKAYDLGNFDEALKDYTAAYDAKPLPGFLFNIAQCHRQRGEYERAAFFYKRFLDTAPKAAAAETAQKLLAEVQAKQAELDKQKQAEADAKRQKDLDESRAAAARAEADAATKRQAALQAQQSFDARKAAEARASHPGNGLAASAPTAAVEESPPAYKRWWFWTGIGAAVVAGCATAYVVTLPRAPDGSLGTINAR from the coding sequence GTGCTGCCTCTCGCGGCGATGCTCTCGCTGCCTCCGGTGGCGCGCGCGGAAAAGGCGGAAACCCAGGCCAAGGCGCTCTTCAAGGCCGCCCAGAAGGCATACGACCTGGGCAACTTCGACGAGGCGCTGAAGGACTACACCGCCGCGTACGACGCCAAGCCGCTGCCGGGCTTCCTCTTCAACATCGCCCAGTGCCACCGCCAGCGCGGCGAGTACGAGCGCGCGGCCTTCTTCTACAAGCGCTTCCTGGACACGGCGCCCAAGGCCGCCGCGGCGGAGACGGCCCAGAAGCTGCTCGCCGAGGTGCAGGCCAAGCAGGCGGAGCTCGACAAGCAGAAGCAGGCCGAGGCCGACGCCAAGCGCCAGAAGGATCTCGACGAGTCTCGGGCCGCGGCCGCGCGCGCCGAGGCCGACGCGGCCACCAAGCGGCAGGCCGCGCTCCAGGCCCAGCAGAGCTTCGACGCGCGCAAGGCCGCCGAGGCCCGCGCGTCGCACCCGGGCAATGGGCTCGCGGCGAGCGCGCCGACGGCAGCGGTCGAAGAGTCGCCGCCGGCGTACAAGCGCTGGTGGTTCTGGACCGGCATCGGCGCGGCCGTCGTCGCCGGCTGCGCCACCGCCTATGTGGTCACCCTCCCTCGCGCGCCGGACGGCTCGCTCGGCACCATCAACGCCCGCTGA
- a CDS encoding FHA domain-containing protein: MVRAFMSSLLVRQKLALKAKFQDRYPNPWLVWEPGAWRAPSTDSAASVTRLPTPAGEAKPSKGDALCFELILDARRPALAVGRAPENDIVIPDATVSRKHLELERQAEAWRVKSCSETKACHLNGKLLAPNVWSPLSSGNTIKLGDAELTFLDAKPFTERIEAEAAKLKSI; this comes from the coding sequence ATGGTCCGCGCCTTCATGAGCTCGCTGCTGGTGCGCCAGAAGCTCGCGCTCAAGGCCAAATTTCAGGATCGGTATCCCAACCCCTGGCTGGTCTGGGAGCCGGGAGCGTGGCGCGCGCCGTCGACGGACAGCGCCGCGAGCGTGACGCGGCTGCCCACGCCCGCCGGCGAGGCCAAGCCCAGCAAGGGTGACGCGCTCTGTTTCGAGCTCATCCTCGACGCCCGGCGCCCGGCGCTCGCCGTGGGCCGCGCGCCGGAGAACGACATCGTCATCCCCGACGCCACGGTGTCCCGAAAGCACCTGGAGCTCGAGCGTCAGGCCGAGGCGTGGCGAGTGAAGTCGTGCTCGGAGACGAAGGCGTGCCACCTCAACGGCAAGCTCCTCGCCCCCAACGTGTGGAGTCCGCTCTCGTCGGGGAACACGATCAAGCTCGGCGACGCCGAGCTGACCTTCCTCGACGCGAAGCCGTTCACCGAGCGCATCGAGGCCGAGGCCGCCAAGCTCAAGTCGATCTAA
- a CDS encoding sigma-70 family RNA polymerase sigma factor yields MPVGSGARKKPLTANDEQDLSSISRFLDGDPSGFEELVRRHSPGVNAFCARAVGTAVGEELAQEAFARAYRALRDSDSVVHFRHWVYRVAQNLCRDELKSNRPRESTHASLDACEQSISAEPQPHERASFRQVLSALGKALDQLEPMYREPFVLWHVEHVPYTAMAEILGGDVGLMKVRVHRARERLREMLGPMLDED; encoded by the coding sequence ATGCCCGTCGGTTCCGGAGCGAGGAAGAAACCGCTGACCGCGAACGACGAGCAGGATCTCAGTTCGATTTCACGCTTCCTGGATGGTGACCCGAGCGGCTTCGAAGAGCTCGTCCGGCGCCACTCACCGGGCGTGAACGCGTTCTGCGCGCGAGCCGTGGGGACCGCGGTGGGCGAGGAGCTCGCTCAGGAGGCGTTCGCGCGCGCATACCGCGCGTTGCGTGACTCCGACAGCGTGGTGCACTTCCGTCACTGGGTGTACCGGGTGGCGCAGAACCTCTGCCGCGACGAGCTCAAGTCAAACCGGCCTCGAGAGTCCACGCACGCGAGTCTGGACGCCTGCGAGCAGTCCATCAGCGCGGAGCCGCAGCCCCATGAGCGCGCGAGCTTCCGACAGGTGCTCAGCGCCCTCGGGAAGGCCCTCGATCAGCTGGAACCCATGTACCGCGAGCCGTTCGTGCTCTGGCATGTCGAACACGTGCCCTACACGGCCATGGCCGAGATCCTGGGTGGCGACGTCGGTCTCATGAAGGTTCGCGTGCACCGCGCGCGCGAACGGCTGCGCGAGATGCTGGGGCCGATGCTGGACGAGGATTAA